The following proteins are co-located in the Dromiciops gliroides isolate mDroGli1 chromosome 2, mDroGli1.pri, whole genome shotgun sequence genome:
- the ESCO2 gene encoding N-acetyltransferase ESCO2 isoform X2 codes for MANVTPRKRNQSSSQYGSLLFKNPVKKVILDFTESMSSSPSGTPKKEMSQINDKENVCYLFQGQHVSSQFNKYPLETACAIQKGGVTPLKSPQQGSPFKSAMSTRSFYNRDKWYLNPLERKLVKESRSLCLKNDYGYTKPIPTLTEKKHQKLFKRTNSKVKRNSAPKYGSYKGIKTVSRNAIKPQQNRVIFKPTTGQEDDTHELAKSLTPAPRVLSLKVKPQVTLQSGAAFFVAGKKSHPLVKKVILDSQTTSEVKANKSKPAVIMNPGLPSTKEGETFESPNGRVISSKERELVEDKPFSLKESHKENSKKGSPESVTYPIFSTTSVNQKSSSVFLEETSSLGSGTTIESSNVLKELQAPKANKNTRELNKDLKDQFVIDAGQKHFGAIICKSCGMIYTAANPEDEAQHAHYHQRFLEGIKYMCWKKERIVAEFWDGKIILVLPGDPKYAIRKAEEVCELVDNELGFKQVIPNCPGKIKTFLYISERKVIGCLIAEPIKQAFRVLTEPASPDSPNQQTFFNQRAWQCSSTPEPALCGISRIWVFSLMRRKGIARRLVDTVRNCFMFGCFLRTDEIAFSDPTPDGKLFATKYCNTPNFLVYNFIS; via the exons atgtaTGTTACCTGTTCCAAGGACAGCACGTTTCAAGTCAGTTCAATAAGTATCCACTAGAAACAGCCTGTGCTATTCAAAAAGGGGGGGTAACCCCACTGAAGTCTCCACAGCAAGGTTCTCCCTTCAAATCTGCCATGTCTACCAGATCCTTTTATAACAGAGATAAATGGTACCTGAACCCACTGGAGAGGAAGCTTGTCAAAGAGAGCAGAtctctttgtctgaaaaatgattATGGATATACCAAGCCAATTCCCACCTTGACcgaaaaaaaacatcaaaagttGTTCAAGAGGACAAACTCTAAAGTAAAAAGGAATTCAGCTCCTAAATATGGAAGTTATAAAGGCATTAAAACTGTGTCAAGGAATGCTATCAAACCCCAGCAAAACAGAGTGATTTTTAAACCAACCACGGGGCAGGAGGATGATACCCATGAACTGGCGAAGAGTTTGACCCCAGCTCCTCGAGTTCTGAGTCTAAAAGTTAAGCCCCAAGTGACTCTCCAGAGTGGAGCGGCATTTTTTGTGGCTGGGAAAAAATCCCACCCTTTGGTCAAAAAAGTGATTTTGGATAGTCAAACAACATCTGAAGTCAAGGCAAATAAGTCTAAACCAGCAGTGATTATGAATCCTGGTTTGCCTAGCACTAAGGAAGGAGAGACTTTTGAG AGTCCAAATGGTAGAGTTATTTCTTCTAAAGAAAGGGAGCTTGTTGAGGATAAGCCTTTTTCTTTAAAGGAGTCTCACAAGGAGAATAGTAAAAAAG gatctcctgaatctgTCACCTATCCCATCTTTAGTACAACTTCAGTCAACCAAAAAAG TTCTTCAGTTTTTCTGGAAGAAACATCGTCTTTAGGATCTGGCACAACTATCGAGTCTTCCAATGTCTTGAAAGAGCTTCAAGCACCAAAGGCTAACAAAAACACCAGAGAATTAAACAAAGACTTGAAAGACCAGTTTGTTATT GATGCAGGTCAGAAGCATTTTGGAGCCATCATATGCAAGTCTTGTGGCATGATCTATACAGCAGCTAACCCTGAGGATGAAGCACAACATGCCCACTATCACCAGAGATTCTTGGAAGGAATTAAATATATG TGTTGGAAGAAAGAACGTATTGTGGCAGAGTTTTGGGATGGCAAAATTATACTAGTACTTCCTGGTGACCCAAAATATGCCATTCGAAAG GCAGAAGAAGTCTGTGAACTTGTAGATAATGAACTGGGATTTAAGCAAGTTATCCCAAACTGTCCCGGCAAAATCAAAACCTTCCTCTATATATCTGAAAGGAAGGTAATTGGATGTTTAATAGCTGAGCCAATCAAACAG GCCTTTCGTGTCCTAACTGAACCAGCTAGTCCAGACTCTCCAAACCAACAAACGTTTTTCAACCAGCGAGCCTGGCAATGTTCCAGTACCCCAGAACCAGCACTCTGTGGGATCAGTCGGATCTGGGTCTTTAGCCTGATGAGAAGAAAGGGCATTGCTCGTCGATTAGTTGATACTGTCCg GAATTGCTTCATGTTTGGCTGCTTTCTAAGGACTGATGAAATAGCCTTTTCTGACCCAACACCAGATGGCAAATTATTTGCAACCAAATACTGCAACACTCCCAACTTCCTTGTATATAACTTTATTAGTTAG